From a single Macrobrachium rosenbergii isolate ZJJX-2024 chromosome 59, ASM4041242v1, whole genome shotgun sequence genomic region:
- the LOC136837612 gene encoding keratin, type I cytoskeletal 9-like, with amino-acid sequence MGDDCRKQTSNQKLLLVGIGGVLLAVCQAGSVRGGSGGGHRGSGGGGSSGGYGSRGGSFGGGNIGSSGGQGGGFGGGVSGGYGSGGGSSGGHGGGSGGGSSERYGSGGGSSGGHGAGSGGGPSGGYGFGGGSSGGHEGGSRGGSSGRYGLVEITGASGGDLDSLVDVDERVPSPGVQDTENEITCVHMQTTYFRIVENSQIEENI; translated from the exons ATGGGTGATGATTGCAGGAAACAAACAAGCAATCAA AAGTTACTTCTGGTTGGCATCGGTGGTGTCCTCTTGGCTGTCTGTCAGGCAGGAAGTGTAAGAGGTGGATCCGGTGGTGGACATAGAGGATCTGGCGGTGGAGGATCCTCTGGAGGCTATGGGTCTCGTGGTGGCTCCTTCGGTGGTGGTAACATAGGCTCTTCTGGGGGTcaaggaggaggatttggaggggGAGTCTCTGGAGGTTATGGCTCTGGTGGTGGCTCCTCTGGAGGTCACGGAGGAGGATCTGGAGGAGGATCCTCTGAAAGATATGGCTCTGGTGGTGGCTCCTCTGGAGGTCACGGAGCAGGATCTGGGGGAGGACCCTCTGGAGGATATGGCTTTGGCGGTGGCTCTTCTGGAGGTCACGAAGGTGGATCTAGAGGAGGATCCTCTGGAAGATATGGCTTGGTGGAGATCACGGGAGCGAGTGGGGGGGATTTGGATTCTCTGGTGGACGTGGATGAAAGGGTTCCTTCTCCAGGGGTGCAGGATACGGAAAATGAAATTACTTGCGTGCACATGCAGACGACTTATTTTAGAATTGTTGAAAATTCACAAATAGAAgagaatatttag
- the LOC136837613 gene encoding uncharacterized protein, with amino-acid sequence MHQGQEKKIKLANNGLRREENRSELCIKSHKIPKLLLVCIGGVLLAVCQAGNIRGGSGGRCGGSGGGGSSGGYGSRGGSFGGGNIGSSGGQGGGFGGKVSRGYGSVGGSSGGHGGGSGGGSSGRYGSGGGSSGGHGGGFGGGSSGGYGFSGGSSGGPGGGSGGGSSGGHGDHESEWNGKLLLVCIGGVLLAVCQAGNIRGGSGGRCGGSGGGGSSGGYGSRGGSFGGGNIGSSGGQGGGFGGKVSRGYGSVGGSSGGHGGGSGGGSSGRYGSGGGSSGGHGGGFGGGSSAGYGFSGGSSGGPGGGSGGGSSGGHGDHESEWNGKLLLVCIGGVLLAVCQAGNIRGGSGGRCGGSGGGGSSGGYGSRGGSFGGGNIGSSGGQGGGFGGKVSRGYGSGGGSSGGHGGGSGGGSSGRYGSGGGSSGGHGGGFGGGSSGGYGFSGGSSGGPGGGSGGGSSGGHGDHEMKGSFRGAGYGK; translated from the exons ATGCACCAAGggcaggagaaaaaaataaaacttgctaaTAATGGCCTTCGCAGAGAAGAGAATCGGTCGGAGCTGTGTATAAAAAGTCACAAGATCCCA AAGTTACTTCTGGTTTGCATCGGTGGTGTCCTCTTGGCTGTCTGTCAGGCAGGAAATATAAGAGGTGGATCCGGTGGCAGATGTGGAGGATCTGGTGGTGGAGGATCCTCTGGAGGCTATGGGTCTCGTGGTGGCTCCTTCGGTGGTGGTAATATAGGCTCCTCTGGGGGTcaaggaggaggatttggagggaAAGTCTCTAGAGGTTATGGCTCTGTTGGTGGCTCCTCTGGAGGTCACGGAGGAGGATCTGGAGGAGGATCATCTGGAAGATATGGCTCTGGTGGTGGGTCGTCTGGAGGTCacggaggaggatttggaggaggatCCTCAGGAGGATATGGCTTTAGCGGTGGCTCCTCTGGAGGTCCTGGAGGTGGATCTGGAGGAGGATCCTCTGGAGGACATGGAGATCACGAGAGCGAGTGGAACGGA AAGTTACTTCTGGTTTGCATCGGTGGTGTCCTCTTGGCTGTCTGTCAGGCAGGAAATATAAGAGGTGGATCCGGTGGCAGATGTGGAGGATCTGGTGGTGGAGGATCCTCTGGAGGCTATGGGTCTCGTGGTGGCTCCTTCGGTGGTGGTAATATAGGCTCCTCTGGGGGTcaaggaggaggatttggagggaAAGTCTCTAGAGGTTATGGCTCTGTTGGTGGCTCCTCTGGAGGTCACGGAGGAGGATCTGGAGGAGGATCATCTGGAAGATATGGCTCTGGTGGTGGGTCGTCTGGAGGTCacggaggaggatttggaggaggatCCTCAGCAGGATATGGCTTTAGCGGTGGCTCCTCTGGAGGTCCTGGAGGTGGATCTGGAGGAGGATCCTCTGGAGGACATGGAGATCACGAGAGCGAGTGGAACGGA AAGTTACTTCTGGTTTGCATCGGTGGTGTCCTCTTGGCTGTCTGTCAGGCAGGAAATATAAGAGGTGGATCCGGTGGCAGATGTGGAGGATCTGGTGGTGGAGGATCCTCTGGAGGCTACGGGTCTCGTGGTGGCTCCTTCGGTGGTGGTAATATAGGCTCCTCTGGGGGTcaaggaggaggatttggagggaAAGTCTCTAGAGGTTATGGCTCTGGTGGTGGCTCGTCTGGAGGTCACGGAGGAGGATCTGGAGGAGGATCATCTGGAAGATATGGCTCTGGTGGTGGGTCCTCTGGAGGTCacggaggaggatttggaggaggatCCTCTGGAGGATATGGCTTCAGCGGTGGCTCCTCTGGAGGTCCTGGAGGTGGATCTGGAGGAGGATCCTCTGGAGGACATGGAGATCACGAGATGAAAGGTTCCTTCAGGGGTGCAGGATACGGAAAATGA